ttgAATTTCATCGAATAATAATAATCGacaatatgattatttttttcttaattaatatttattacaataaatatagagtaaattacaaagaaCTTTCATgagatttaacataattataaaataccttcttattatttaaaaaattatgaatacccttgaaattaatgacaatttaacaaatatatcctACAATCGGCTATCATGAGAGAGTATGTGATGGACAACCATTAATTACAgagagatatttgtaattttataaacagtAAACCTTATAATGGACTATCACGATGGGATATATGTTAaacgatcattaattttataaagatattttataataaaaatatatttgtagttATACCATATTTTAGACGAgcatattgtaatttatccataaatatataagaaaaaaatgcaagcaattctcctgtgatattataaatgagcaaattatcccatatgaaaaaaaaaataacaacttaCCACAGTTtaggaagataaattattgcatgttaaaaaacacaagggataaattctattttttaatagaaaattaatttattcatttacaatattacattTGGAATTAAATCGCATTAAactctaaatatatatggtcaatttaatgaaaaacaaaaaagaagaaagaaatcaaTTACAAGAACGAACTGGAATACCGGTAGTTGATTAGGACAAAAATCCTGGTGAAAGAAAGTAACATGTAGCGAGAACTCAAAGCAACCTCCGTGTTTCAAGTAACAATCAAACGCCCGCTATCTACAAATCTCTACCTTGTGATGATGTTTATGATTGCTCCATCACTACTTACGTAATCACATTCACACCCTCCCCTCCCAGTTTTGATACAGCATAAATAGGAATACTCCCTTTAATTTTCAGGTTTATTGTTTTCGTTTTCCCCCTAATTGCTCTGAGTTCTTCCCTTAATCTTGCAACCGCCCATCGCTCTCTTGCTGGTGAGTTCGCTGTAGATTGGATCCCTTTTtagttttctgtttttttttggcCCACCATGATTGCtctgaatttgttgttttaatgGGTTTGAATATTGTGAATTGTAGTGTATAAAGGGGTAGTCTTTTGTAGTTGTTGGCACTGAGTAGGAGAACTTTTCTTGACAGGTGATCAGAGCTTGATTTTTGTCTGaaaagattttgttttttgagttTCTTGCATCAGAAGATCTGTACCAATGTGGGCAACTTTAATGAGTTACACGTGATGGGCTTTGTGAAGAAGGGTTCTTTTTTGCATTATTCTTTTCGGGTTTGTTTGGCATTGTGATCTATCTGTTCATTTGCATTGAAGTAGTAGTGGATTTGTGATGGGGTATTGTTAACTTTGTTGAGTAATATGGATTTGGTATACTGCAATTTTCGTAAAAGATTCCATTTTTCTGGGCGTTTTGTTGGTTGGAGAGATTGATTTCCTGTCCTGATGGTTTGCAATTCTGTAACGAGGATGATGATCATTCTTTGGGGCTGGAAAGTTTTCAGTTGGCTACACTGTTTTATTGCATTGTAATTCTGAAGATGGTGATCTTGATCTctttgaaagagaaaagaatgtGTCACTTCTGGtctattttcagtttttgatCTATTTGTTTGTGGAGTGTGATTTTGAAGGTTTTAGTTTGTGAATTCTTTAGAATTTTTAGACAAAGGCAAAAAagtaaacgaaaaaaaaagaaagaatgatGATCTTCTATTCCTTTGTACTTGTTATGTTTTGTCAAAGTCTTCGACTATCATGCCTTAAATTCTGAATTTTTGGAGCACATGATTACCCCATGTGATCAAATAATACTGAATTCTTCCTTAATTGCAATTTGTATGTGGATTGGTTTCGAACTGATGTTTACTTTGATCTAATTGGTTTGAAATTCAGATATTGAAAACGGGAGCTCGCTAATAATGGCTAAGGAAGCAGGCGCGAATAATGTTAGTGTGAAGCCTCCTCCTGAGCCTTCACCCTTGAGGaaagctaaattttttaaggtaTGACACATTAGTCCCTGATAAAACAATGTGTTTCCGTTTCAGACAAACTGCTTATTCAGTTTTGCTGGGTACTGTTTAAATTGTGCTAAAATGCTGTCACACAAAATTACCAGAAAACATATGAAAAGAGAAATTGCACACTGATTGCTCTTCCAGGGGGATTTTAAGTTGAAGAGATATTTTATATGAGGTCCCTTTGCTGCTTGGTTTTAATGGATGCCTACTCCTTTGGAAACTTGGTCCATTGAAAATTGCCCTTTACTTTCTAACGAGGTTGATTCTTTCATCAACTTCTGTATCGCCAAGTCAGTGAAAAAGGAAATGTTTCAAGATAGATGTTGTTATTAACCATGTCTATTATAATCATCGTCTTTCTAGTCTTTACTTCAGCCTGACTATGTGTAGCTCTTTTGCCTCTTATGTGAAGTTTTGTGGGTTTTCTGTTGTGTCTGTTGGGGGGTGGGATGCTGTTTGGAGCCCGTTTTCTGATATCCACACAAGAATAAACCACTATGgtactcatttttttatgtatagcGTGAGGCTAAAAACAACAGTTTTATAAGGTGTTGTATATGgctttataattattcattaattttgtccTATTTTTACAGTGTAGTCTCTCTAGGTCTCAGATATAAGCATTTCTCTTTCATGTTTTGTGCATGCACTGTAAACTTATCAGGTGCTTTGTTCTCGTTTATTggtatataaacaaaattttctctttagtTTAATTCTGTCATTCTGTACCCTGGGTGTGCATGTTGTTCCAGTAGCTCTTGTCTAGGTTTCTAGATGTACAAGACATACACACTAATTACATGTTGATGACAGGCAAAGATGAGAATCTTGGTTACTGGTGGAGCTGGATTCATTGGGTCTCACTTAGTTGATAAGCTGATGGAAAATGACGAGAATGAGGTAAGCACACAAAAAATTCTAGATTTGCACCGATGAACAAGTGGCCCAAAATCTGCACGTTTTATACGAGTTACTTGCTTTATTTAGGTAATTGTTGTGGACAACTACTTTACTGGATCAAAGGACAACTTAAAGCAATGGATTGGTCATCCAAGATTCGAGCTTATGCGGCGTGGTAGGCGTTGTTTCTTGTCCACGAGTACTCGTTTTAACTTTCAACTACATGGCCTGTATATAATCTTCATATAACATTGGGATCAtgtatgatattttcttttgttctctTGCTCAATGTTACTTGATCCCGTTTGGAATTGTCTTCTTGATGCGTGCAGCGCTCTGTTTTTTTGTATGTAGTTGATTTTGTTGCTTGCATACTATGTTTTATTCATACTTTTGTCTTTGTCCTTTTTCAGATGTGACACAGCCGCTGTTGGTGGAAGTTGATCAAATCTACCATCTTGCTTGTCCTGCTTCCCCAATTTTCTACAAATACAACCCCGTGAAGGTTGGTAAATGAAGATAAACTCTCGTCCTTACATGCCTTAAAATACTTAAAGTAGAATGTTTTATATTGTTTAGACGACATACGATTGTAAATCATCATGTTGGAACATGATGTCTTTAGTTATTGAGCATTAAGGGGTAGTCAAGGTTGATCTTAGTTCTTTTTCATTCTGATGATACTTGACAGACACTAAAGACAAATGTAATAGGGACGCTAAACATGTTGGGACTCGCCAAGCGAGTAGGAGCAAGGTTTGCCACCTCGTCCAtgtcttcttttccttttattcaGTTTCTTATCCAATTTGTTGATTTACTCTGTGCACTGTTTGAATAGGATTTTGTTGACATCAACATCAGAGGTTTATGGTGATCCGCTCGTGCATCCCCAGGAAGAAAGCTACTGGGGCAATGTGAACCCTATAGGTACTATGATCTTAGCTGAGAATATAAAGCTGAATATCTGATATTAGTAAATGGAAACTTACCtgcttataaatattgttcTCTCTTTGGTATAAGCGCAAACTCTGAGTGACCTGTTTAACCTTTTCTGGGTCGATATTCATATTTGAGTTTTTCATGCTGAAATCGTCAATTCGTTTATATTCTCATGTGCGTTGCAGGAGTTAGGAGCTGTTATGACGAGGGAAAAAGAGTAGCTGAAACTTTGATGTTCGATTATCATAGGCAGCATGGAGTTGGTAAATTTGGCTATCTCAcgcatataaatatttacgGGAAGTAATAGTATGATACATTCTTGACCAACTTGAAGTGATGAATTTGCCACAGAAATAAGGATTGCAAGGATCTTCAACACTTATGGACCACGGATGAACATTGATGATGGTCGGGTTGTCAGCAATTTCATAGCTCAAGCAATACGGTAAACATACTCATGCCGTGACACCCATCTTCTCCTAAAACTCTTGTGCTGCCGTTCTCTTCACCTCTATTCCCTTCTCTAATGCATAGCAATATACATCTTCACTAGGTGCTAAATTTAAGAATTCATGCAACTGCAGTGATGAACCGTTGACAGTTCAGTTGCCTGGGACACAAACAAGAAGCTTCTGTTACGTCTCTGACATGGTAAAACAGAGTATCGTACTAATTTGAAACTAGATTGTTGATATGTGTGAACAGTGACCATA
The nucleotide sequence above comes from Sesamum indicum cultivar Zhongzhi No. 13 linkage group LG11, S_indicum_v1.0, whole genome shotgun sequence. Encoded proteins:
- the LOC105173667 gene encoding UDP-glucuronic acid decarboxylase 6-like → MAKEAGANNVSVKPPPEPSPLRKAKFFKAKMRILVTGGAGFIGSHLVDKLMENDENEVIVVDNYFTGSKDNLKQWIGHPRFELMRRDVTQPLLVEVDQIYHLACPASPIFYKYNPVKTLKTNVIGTLNMLGLAKRVGARILLTSTSEVYGDPLVHPQEESYWGNVNPIGVRSCYDEGKRVAETLMFDYHRQHGVEIRIARIFNTYGPRMNIDDGRVVSNFIAQAIRDEPLTVQLPGTQTRSFCYVSDMVDGLIRLMEGDDTGPINIGNPGEFTMLELAEAVKELINPEVQIITVENTPDDPRQRKPVITKAKESLGWEPKVKLREGIPLMEADFRQRLGIPGKN